A genome region from Hevea brasiliensis isolate MT/VB/25A 57/8 chromosome 9, ASM3005281v1, whole genome shotgun sequence includes the following:
- the LOC110647917 gene encoding alpha/beta hydrolase domain-containing protein VTE7, with protein MGQTALVLRRLISLLCSRRACNIRWRDRETPGAKKMFALIATPALLMPRKCRARKRLAVFAQNFPSFLPSEVENIKDPFARKLASRIERLPVSFSERCIMSSCVKPLVQSKTSPMVLLHGFDSSCLEWRYTFPLLEEAGMETWAVDILGWGFSDLERLPSCDVASKRNHLYQFWRSHIRRPIILVGPSLGAAVAIDFAVNHPEAVEKLVFIDASVYAEGTGDLAKLPRALAYAGVYLLKSVPLRLYVNFLAFNGISLSTSIDWMNVGRLHCLYPWWEDATVNFMISGGYNVNAQIEKVKKRTLIIWGEDDQIISNKLAVRLHSELPNAIIRQIPECGHIPHVEKPDSVAKLIIEFVREACYEDAQTIPR; from the exons ATGGGCCAAACGGCACTGGTTCTCAGACGACTTATCTCACTTCTCTGTTCTCGTAGAGCCTGTAATATACGATGGAGGGATAGAGAAACCCCGGGTGCCAAGAAAATGTTCGCCCTTATAGCTACTCCTGCATTGTTAATGCCCAGAAAATGCAGAGCCCGAAAGCGTTTGGCAGTTTtcgctcaaaattttccttcttttctgCCCAGTGAAGTTGAGAATATCAAAGACCCTTTTGCAAGAAAGCTAGCCTCAAGAATCGAAAGGCTACCT GTTAGTTTCTCAGAGAGATGTATCATGAGCAGTTGTGTCAAGCCTTTGGTACAAAGCAAGACAAGTCCAATGGTTCTGCTCCATGGTTTTGACAG TTCTTGTTTAGAATGGAGATATACATTTCCACTGCTTGAGGAGGCTGGCATGGAGACTTGGGCTGTTGACATTCTTGGTTGGGGTTTCTCTGATTTAG AAAGACTGCCCTCATGTGATGTTGCGTCTAAGCGCAATCACTTGTACCAG TTTTGGAGGTCCCACATAAGGAGGCCCATCATCTTGGTTGGACCAAGCCTTGGTGCTGCTGTTGCAATTGACTTTGCTGTCAACCATCCAGAAGCT GTAGAGAAACTGGTTTTCATTGATGCAAGTGTGTATGCTGAAGGCACAGGAGACCTAGCCAAGTTACCAAGAGCATTAGCATACGCTGGG GTTTATTTATTGAAGAGTGTCCCCCTCCGCTTGTATGTTAATTTTCTGGCCTTCAATGGTATATCTTTAAGCACCAGCATTGACTGGATGAAT GTGGGCCGCCTACACTGTTTATATCCTTGGTGGGAGGATGCAACTGTGAATTTTATGATTAGCGGCGGTTATAATGTCAATGCTCAGATAGAGAAG GTTAAGAAGAGGACACTTATAATTTGGGGTGAGGATGACCAAATTATTAGCAACAAACTAGCAGTG AGATTGCACTCCGAACTTCCAAATGCAATCATACGACAGATACCAGAGTGTGGTCATATTCCTCATGTGGAAAAGCCTGATTCTGTTGCAAAATTGATCATTGAATTTGTTAGAGAAGCTTGTTATGAAGATGCGCAAACCATTCCTCGGTAG
- the LOC110647924 gene encoding uncharacterized protein LOC110647924, with translation MKQLNFLKCYHAAELYREQSRSEEYVYNPLPSAETYLITRGSHATGKEMDLETQTQQLIPRKSKQHIGMGQTRLSRSSRSLRGSSSDGMLFLFLGITMGMMSNIGDNSREIDKLCELLKQTENLIHELHEELETKDQLTWKELANANEGSKSNEHSSCSTPTASSKNQEPDKYTKFDSRELQNEKMKNSEAMSKIEAELEAELERLELNMKRSSMGSIFQKDSNFEDFDPDKANEKPFNLSESDHDVSGTSSAHTQTASGVLSPQELSLRLHKVIESRLRARIIELEAALENKQKRLHAIVLESDSSIVPSRDLYRKEKPSSTQVGINFTDQVSDIDEASYE, from the exons ATGAAACAACTTAATTTTTTGAAGTGTTATCATGCTGCTGAATTGTACAGGGAGCAAAGCAGATCAGAAGAGTATGTGTATAATCCACTTCCATCAGCAGAAACATATCTGATAACCAGAGGTAGCCATGCTACTGGAAAAGAGATGGATTTAGAAACACAAACTCAACAGTTGATTCCAAGAAAATCGAAGCAGCATATTGGAATGGGACAGACTAGATTGAGCAGGTCAAGTAGAAGTCTTCGAG GGTCTTCCAGTGATGGTATGCTTTTTTTGTTCCTGGGGATAACCATGGGCATGATGTCAAACATTGGTGATAACAGCAGAGAAATAGACAAATTATGTGAACTGCTGAAGCAGACTGAGAACTTGATTCATGAATTGCATGAGGAACTCGAAACGAAAGATCAGTTAACTTGGAAAGAGCTTGCCAACGCCAACGAGGGCTCGAAATCCAATGAACATTCCTCCTGTAGCACACCTACTGCATCTTCCAAAAACCAGGAACCAGATAAATATACAAAATTTGACAGCAGAGAACTACAGAATGAGAAGATGAAGAACTCTGAAGCAATGAGTAAAATTGAGGCAGAGCTTGAAGCTGAACTAGAGAGATTGGAACTAAACATGAAAAGAAGTAGCATGGGGAGTATTTTTCAG AAGGATTCTAACTTTGAAGATTTTGATCCAGACAAGGCCAACGAGAAACCTTTCAATTTATCTGAATCAGACCATGATGTAAGTGGAACCTCCTCTGCTCACACTCAAACAGCAAGCGGTGTTCTTTCACCTCAGGAGCTGAGCTTGCGTCTTCACAAGGTAATTGAATCAAGACTCAGAGCACGCATTATAGAACTAGAGGCAGCACTTGAAAATAAACAGAAGAGGCTGCATGCCATTGTCTTGGAATCTGATAGCAGCATAGTTCCTTCAAGGGACTTGTATAGGAAAGAGAAACCATCATCTACACAGGTTGGCATAAACTTCACAGATCAAGTTAGTGACATAGATGAAGCTTCATACGAGTAG
- the LOC110647925 gene encoding probable ureide permease A3 isoform X4, translating into MLKSIWVSGFVLQKLNMEFLGIPTLITLPIEKIVSGGLKMYLVESKGGAIICMLLSLFFLGTWPAIFTLLERRGRLPQHTYLDYSITNLLAALFFALTFGEIGKSTPEKPNFITQLSQLSENWPSVMFAVGGGVVLSIGNLCTQYALAFAGLSVTEVITASMTVVIGTTLNYFLDEKINKAEILFPGVGCFLIAVCLASAVHSSNTADNIAKLSSLSSTEDLETGNDTAENVKFGTADFLVELEKRRAIKVFGKSTLSGLSIAFFAGVCFSLFSPAFNLATNDQWHALKKGVAKLIISEVLSERLEWQRLGVFGWSPLWFWKWSPIYGW; encoded by the exons ATGTTAAAGAGCATCTGGGTTTCTGGGTTTGTGCTTCAGAAACTGAATATG GAGTTTTTAGGAATACCCACTTTGATTACTCTTCCAATTGAGAAGATTGTCTCTGGTGGGTTGAAAATGTACCTGGTGGAGAGCAAAGGAGGAGCCATAATATGCATGCTGCTGTCTTTGTTCTTCTTAGGGACATGGCCTGCTATTTTTACTCTGCTAGAAAGACGAGGTCGTCTTCCTCAGCATACTTACCTGGATTATTCCATCACAAATCTCCTGGCTGCTTTATTTTTTGCTTTAACTTTTGGTGAGATAGGGAAGAGCACACCAGAGAAACCAAATTTTATAACCCAACTTTCTCAGCTGAGT GAAAATTGGCCTTCAGTCATGTTTGCAGTGGGTGGTGGTGTGGTGCTTAGCATTGGAAATTTATGCACACAGTATGCTTTGGCTTTTGCTGGTTTATCAGTGACAGAAGTGATTACTGCTAGCATGACTGTTGTAATAG GCACAACCTTGAATTATTTCTTAGATGAAAAAATTAACAAGGCCGAGATTCTTTTCCCTGGTGTTGGATGCTTCTTGATTGCAGTCTGTCTTGCTTCAGCTGTTCACTCATCCAATACAGCTGATAATATAGCAAAGCTCAGCAGTTTGTCAA GTACAGAGGATCTGGAAACTGGAAATGATACTGcagagaatgtgaaatttggaacGGCAGACTTCCTTGTAGAGCTTGAGAAAAGACGAGCGATTAAG GTTTTTGGGAAGAGCACTTTGTCTGGACTTAGCATAGCCTTCTTTGCTGGTGTTTGCTTCTCATTGTTCTCACCAGCTTTTAACTTGGCAACAAATGATCAATGGCACGCCTTGAAGAAAGGGGTTGCTAAGTTG ATCATCAGTGAAGTCTTATCTGAAAGACTGGAATGGCAGAGGTTGGGCGTTTTTGGCTGGTCTCCTTTGTGGTTTTGgaaatggtctccaatttatgggTGGTGA
- the LOC110647925 gene encoding ureide permease 2 isoform X3 — MLKSIWVSGFVLQKLNMEFLGIPTLITLPIEKIVSGGLKMYLVESKGGAIICMLLSLFFLGTWPAIFTLLERRGRLPQHTYLDYSITNLLAALFFALTFGEIGKSTPEKPNFITQLSQLSENWPSVMFAVGGGVVLSIGNLCTQYALAFAGLSVTEVITASMTVVIGTTLNYFLDEKINKAEILFPGVGCFLIAVCLASAVHSSNTADNIAKLSSLSSTEDLETGNDTAENVKFGTADFLVELEKRRAIKVFGKSTLSGLSIAFFAGVCFSLFSPAFNLATNDQWHALKKGVAKLVVYTAFFWFSVSCFALAIILNVIFLYRPLLNLPRSSVKSYLKDWNGRGWAFLAGLLCGFGNGLQFMGGEAAGYAAADAVQSVTILIFT, encoded by the exons ATGTTAAAGAGCATCTGGGTTTCTGGGTTTGTGCTTCAGAAACTGAATATG GAGTTTTTAGGAATACCCACTTTGATTACTCTTCCAATTGAGAAGATTGTCTCTGGTGGGTTGAAAATGTACCTGGTGGAGAGCAAAGGAGGAGCCATAATATGCATGCTGCTGTCTTTGTTCTTCTTAGGGACATGGCCTGCTATTTTTACTCTGCTAGAAAGACGAGGTCGTCTTCCTCAGCATACTTACCTGGATTATTCCATCACAAATCTCCTGGCTGCTTTATTTTTTGCTTTAACTTTTGGTGAGATAGGGAAGAGCACACCAGAGAAACCAAATTTTATAACCCAACTTTCTCAGCTGAGT GAAAATTGGCCTTCAGTCATGTTTGCAGTGGGTGGTGGTGTGGTGCTTAGCATTGGAAATTTATGCACACAGTATGCTTTGGCTTTTGCTGGTTTATCAGTGACAGAAGTGATTACTGCTAGCATGACTGTTGTAATAG GCACAACCTTGAATTATTTCTTAGATGAAAAAATTAACAAGGCCGAGATTCTTTTCCCTGGTGTTGGATGCTTCTTGATTGCAGTCTGTCTTGCTTCAGCTGTTCACTCATCCAATACAGCTGATAATATAGCAAAGCTCAGCAGTTTGTCAA GTACAGAGGATCTGGAAACTGGAAATGATACTGcagagaatgtgaaatttggaacGGCAGACTTCCTTGTAGAGCTTGAGAAAAGACGAGCGATTAAG GTTTTTGGGAAGAGCACTTTGTCTGGACTTAGCATAGCCTTCTTTGCTGGTGTTTGCTTCTCATTGTTCTCACCAGCTTTTAACTTGGCAACAAATGATCAATGGCACGCCTTGAAGAAAGGGGTTGCTAAGTTGGTTGTCTACACTGCATTTTTTTGGTTTTCAGTCTCTTGTTTTGCACTTGCCATCATTCTCAATGTTATCTTCCTTTATCGCCCATTGCTGAATTTACCCAGATCATCAGTGAAGTCTTATCTGAAAGACTGGAATGGCAGAGGTTGGGCGTTTTTGGCTGGTCTCCTTTGTGGTTTTGgaaatggtctccaatttatgggTGGTGAAGCTGCAGGATATGCAGCTGCAGATGCAGTTCAG TCAGTGACAATCTTGATTTTCACGTAA
- the LOC110647925 gene encoding ureide permease 1 isoform X2, with translation MLKSIWVSGFVLQKLNMEFLGIPTLITLPIEKIVSGGLKMYLVESKGGAIICMLLSLFFLGTWPAIFTLLERRGRLPQHTYLDYSITNLLAALFFALTFGEIGKSTPEKPNFITQLSQLSENWPSVMFAVGGGVVLSIGNLCTQYALAFAGLSVTEVITASMTVVIGTTLNYFLDEKINKAEILFPGVGCFLIAVCLASAVHSSNTADNIAKLSSLSSTEDLETGNDTAENVKFGTADFLVELEKRRAIKVFGKSTLSGLSIAFFAGVCFSLFSPAFNLATNDQWHALKKGVAKSSVKSYLKDWNGRGWAFLAGLLCGFGNGLQFMGGEAAGYAAADAVQALPLVSTFWGIVLFGEYQRSSRRTYVLLASMLLMFIVAVAILMASAGHRK, from the exons ATGTTAAAGAGCATCTGGGTTTCTGGGTTTGTGCTTCAGAAACTGAATATG GAGTTTTTAGGAATACCCACTTTGATTACTCTTCCAATTGAGAAGATTGTCTCTGGTGGGTTGAAAATGTACCTGGTGGAGAGCAAAGGAGGAGCCATAATATGCATGCTGCTGTCTTTGTTCTTCTTAGGGACATGGCCTGCTATTTTTACTCTGCTAGAAAGACGAGGTCGTCTTCCTCAGCATACTTACCTGGATTATTCCATCACAAATCTCCTGGCTGCTTTATTTTTTGCTTTAACTTTTGGTGAGATAGGGAAGAGCACACCAGAGAAACCAAATTTTATAACCCAACTTTCTCAGCTGAGT GAAAATTGGCCTTCAGTCATGTTTGCAGTGGGTGGTGGTGTGGTGCTTAGCATTGGAAATTTATGCACACAGTATGCTTTGGCTTTTGCTGGTTTATCAGTGACAGAAGTGATTACTGCTAGCATGACTGTTGTAATAG GCACAACCTTGAATTATTTCTTAGATGAAAAAATTAACAAGGCCGAGATTCTTTTCCCTGGTGTTGGATGCTTCTTGATTGCAGTCTGTCTTGCTTCAGCTGTTCACTCATCCAATACAGCTGATAATATAGCAAAGCTCAGCAGTTTGTCAA GTACAGAGGATCTGGAAACTGGAAATGATACTGcagagaatgtgaaatttggaacGGCAGACTTCCTTGTAGAGCTTGAGAAAAGACGAGCGATTAAG GTTTTTGGGAAGAGCACTTTGTCTGGACTTAGCATAGCCTTCTTTGCTGGTGTTTGCTTCTCATTGTTCTCACCAGCTTTTAACTTGGCAACAAATGATCAATGGCACGCCTTGAAGAAAGGGGTTGCTAA ATCATCAGTGAAGTCTTATCTGAAAGACTGGAATGGCAGAGGTTGGGCGTTTTTGGCTGGTCTCCTTTGTGGTTTTGgaaatggtctccaatttatgggTGGTGAAGCTGCAGGATATGCAGCTGCAGATGCAGTTCAG GCACTACCACTTGTTTCCACTTTTTGGGGCATAGTTTTGTTTGGAGAGTACCAGAGATCATCAAGAAGAACATATGTATTACTAGCCAGCATGTTGTTAATGTTTATTGTAGCTGTTGCAATTCTAATGGCATCAGCAGGGCATCGAAAGTGA
- the LOC131183300 gene encoding uncharacterized protein LOC131183300: MDQQHATAAAAPQARPPPPNGDFSPILTVFVLFLAVLSVMIIPSSSSIKNSLSILHQVPEGHVGVYWRGGALLKTITEPGFHLKLPLITQYEPVQVTLQTDQVRDIPCGTKGGVMINFEKIEVVNRLRKDYVYETLLNYGVQYDNTWIYDKIHHEINQFCSSHSLQQVYIDVFDQIDEKMKDALQVDCTRYAPGIEIISVRVTKPTIPESIRRNFEQMEEERTKVLIAIERQKVIEKEAETTKKMAISEAEKNANVSKILMEQKLMEKDSARRQQEIENQMYMAQEKSLADASFYRVMKEAEANKLKLTPEFLELKFIEAISDNTKIFFGDKVPNMVLDQRLLGNFLQRVSGGMAREGNLEEGPTER, translated from the exons ATGGATCAACAACACGCTACAGCAGCTGCAGCTCCACAGGCTCGTCCGCCGCCTCCCAACGGCGACTTCTCTCCCATTCTCACCGTTTTTGTCCTCTTTCTCGCTGTCCTCTCTGTG ATGATAATTCCATCATCGTCAAGTATTAAAAATAGCTTATCCATCTTGCACCAAGTCCCAGAAGGTCATGTTGGGGTGTATTGGAGAGGAGGTGCCCTTCTAAAAACAATTACAGAGCCAG GTTTTCATCTAAAACTGCCTCTGATAACTCAATATGAGCCTGTTCAAGTGACACTTCAGACAGATCAA GTGAGGGATATTCCATGTGGTACTAAAGGGGGTGTCATGATTAACTTTGAAAAGATAGAG GTTGTTAACCGGCTTCGTAAGGATTATGTATATGAGACACTGCTCAACTATGGTGTGCAGTATGACAACACATGGATATATGACAAGATTCATCATGAAATCAATCAGTTCTGCAGCTCTCACTCTCTCCAACAAGTCTACattgatgtgtttgaccag ATTGATGAAAAGATGAAAGATGCTCTTCAAGTTGATTGCACACGTTATGCTCCTGGAATTGAAATTATAAGTGTGCGTGTCACAAAGCCTACCATTCCAGAAAGCATAAGAAGGAATTTTGAGCAGATGGAAGAAGAGCGCACTAAG GTTTTGATTGCTATTGAGAGGCAGAAAGTAATCGAGAAAGAGGCAGAGACAACAAAGAAGATGGCTATAAGTGAAGCTGAGAAGAATGCCAATGTGAGCAAGATCCTAATGGAGCAGAAATTGATGGAGAAAGACAGTGCAAGGAGACAACAAGAAATTGAGAATCAAATGTATATGGCTCAGGAAAAAAGCCTGGCTGATGCTTCCTTTTACCG CGTGATGAAAGAAGCTGAAGCAAACAAGTTAAAGCTTACTCCTGAATTTCTTGAACTGAAATTTATTGAAGCTATATCTGATAATACAAAAATTTTCTTTGGGGATAAG GTGCCAAATATGGTTCTTGACCAGAGACTGCTAGGCAATTTCCTGCAAAGGGTTTCTGGAGGGATGGCTAGAGAGGGAAACTTGGAAGAGGGACCAACAGAGAGATAA
- the LOC110647925 gene encoding ureide permease 1 isoform X1, which produces MLKSIWVSGFVLQKLNMEFLGIPTLITLPIEKIVSGGLKMYLVESKGGAIICMLLSLFFLGTWPAIFTLLERRGRLPQHTYLDYSITNLLAALFFALTFGEIGKSTPEKPNFITQLSQLSENWPSVMFAVGGGVVLSIGNLCTQYALAFAGLSVTEVITASMTVVIGTTLNYFLDEKINKAEILFPGVGCFLIAVCLASAVHSSNTADNIAKLSSLSSTEDLETGNDTAENVKFGTADFLVELEKRRAIKVFGKSTLSGLSIAFFAGVCFSLFSPAFNLATNDQWHALKKGVAKLVVYTAFFWFSVSCFALAIILNVIFLYRPLLNLPRSSVKSYLKDWNGRGWAFLAGLLCGFGNGLQFMGGEAAGYAAADAVQALPLVSTFWGIVLFGEYQRSSRRTYVLLASMLLMFIVAVAILMASAGHRK; this is translated from the exons ATGTTAAAGAGCATCTGGGTTTCTGGGTTTGTGCTTCAGAAACTGAATATG GAGTTTTTAGGAATACCCACTTTGATTACTCTTCCAATTGAGAAGATTGTCTCTGGTGGGTTGAAAATGTACCTGGTGGAGAGCAAAGGAGGAGCCATAATATGCATGCTGCTGTCTTTGTTCTTCTTAGGGACATGGCCTGCTATTTTTACTCTGCTAGAAAGACGAGGTCGTCTTCCTCAGCATACTTACCTGGATTATTCCATCACAAATCTCCTGGCTGCTTTATTTTTTGCTTTAACTTTTGGTGAGATAGGGAAGAGCACACCAGAGAAACCAAATTTTATAACCCAACTTTCTCAGCTGAGT GAAAATTGGCCTTCAGTCATGTTTGCAGTGGGTGGTGGTGTGGTGCTTAGCATTGGAAATTTATGCACACAGTATGCTTTGGCTTTTGCTGGTTTATCAGTGACAGAAGTGATTACTGCTAGCATGACTGTTGTAATAG GCACAACCTTGAATTATTTCTTAGATGAAAAAATTAACAAGGCCGAGATTCTTTTCCCTGGTGTTGGATGCTTCTTGATTGCAGTCTGTCTTGCTTCAGCTGTTCACTCATCCAATACAGCTGATAATATAGCAAAGCTCAGCAGTTTGTCAA GTACAGAGGATCTGGAAACTGGAAATGATACTGcagagaatgtgaaatttggaacGGCAGACTTCCTTGTAGAGCTTGAGAAAAGACGAGCGATTAAG GTTTTTGGGAAGAGCACTTTGTCTGGACTTAGCATAGCCTTCTTTGCTGGTGTTTGCTTCTCATTGTTCTCACCAGCTTTTAACTTGGCAACAAATGATCAATGGCACGCCTTGAAGAAAGGGGTTGCTAAGTTGGTTGTCTACACTGCATTTTTTTGGTTTTCAGTCTCTTGTTTTGCACTTGCCATCATTCTCAATGTTATCTTCCTTTATCGCCCATTGCTGAATTTACCCAGATCATCAGTGAAGTCTTATCTGAAAGACTGGAATGGCAGAGGTTGGGCGTTTTTGGCTGGTCTCCTTTGTGGTTTTGgaaatggtctccaatttatgggTGGTGAAGCTGCAGGATATGCAGCTGCAGATGCAGTTCAG GCACTACCACTTGTTTCCACTTTTTGGGGCATAGTTTTGTTTGGAGAGTACCAGAGATCATCAAGAAGAACATATGTATTACTAGCCAGCATGTTGTTAATGTTTATTGTAGCTGTTGCAATTCTAATGGCATCAGCAGGGCATCGAAAGTGA
- the LOC131183301 gene encoding PLASMODESMATA CALLOSE-BINDING PROTEIN 3-like translates to MAVLVYLVLLLALAGHSSAATYCLCKDGLSDAALQKSLDYACGAGADCTPILQNGACYQPNTVKDHCNYAVNSYFQKKGQAVGSCDFSGTATTSANPPSSVASGCVYPTSNTGTGTTAPTTSTGTGTGTGTGTGTSTGTGTGTTGITPTFGLGPAGSGTSIDSNGGVAPIEGTSMFLASLSLWFSGLFLLF, encoded by the exons GTGCTGCTACTTACTGCTTATGTAAGGATGGGTTAAGTGATGCAGCACTGCAAAAATCCCTGGATTATGCTTGTGGAGCTGGAGCTGACTGCACTCCAATCCTTCAAAATGGTGCTTGTTACCAACCCAACACCGTAAAAGATCACTGCAACTATGCTGTTAACAGTTATTTCCAGAAGAAGGGTCAAGCTGTTGGGAGCTGTGATTTTTCAGGAACTGCTACTACTAGTGCTAATCCCCCTTCAA GTGTAGCTTCTGGGTGTGTGTATCCTACAAG CAATACAGGGACAGGCACCACTGCCCCAACAACTAGCACGGGCACGGGCACTGGCACTGGGACAGGAACTGGAACGAGCACAGGCACAGGCACAGGCACAACAGGAATAACTCCAACTTTTGGTTTGGGCCCAGCAGGAAGTGGTACAAGCATTGACAGTAATGGTGGTGTGGCTCCCATTGAAGGCACTAGCATGTTCTTGGCTTCACTGAGCCTCTGGTTTTCAGGCCTGTTTTTGTTGTTTTGA